One Tessaracoccus lacteus DNA window includes the following coding sequences:
- a CDS encoding methionine synthase gives MRVTAAGSLPGDDFRGAVRAMSEALPDVLPLPELPARGVGSDMFGRTLAMVDGLEFDLQPAGWRLTAHGDAAFRRARAEWRRDLDDAEELLQDFDGVVKVALTGPWTLAAGVERPAGDRLLADHGARRELAQALAEAAAVLRADLARRLPRATVWVQVDEPGLIAVGSGSVPTASGFSRHRRVGEAELVDALRPLGGEASLLHCCAPGRWLGVASRARFHGVAVDAALVDLDELAQWCDERRRLVLGVVDTASRTRQGVDELVRTALRILRQVGTEVYDDLLLGTACGLGGWRLGDVVPQLDALTRAAALVEESLARG, from the coding sequence CGGCGGCCGGGTCCCTGCCCGGCGATGACTTCCGCGGCGCGGTGAGGGCCATGTCCGAGGCGCTGCCGGACGTGCTGCCGCTGCCCGAGCTGCCGGCGCGCGGCGTCGGATCCGACATGTTCGGGCGCACGCTCGCCATGGTCGACGGCCTCGAGTTCGACCTGCAGCCCGCCGGCTGGCGACTGACCGCGCACGGCGATGCCGCATTCCGCCGGGCACGCGCCGAGTGGCGGCGGGACCTGGACGACGCCGAGGAGCTGCTGCAGGACTTCGACGGGGTGGTCAAGGTCGCGCTGACCGGCCCCTGGACGCTGGCCGCCGGCGTCGAGCGGCCAGCTGGGGACCGGCTGCTGGCCGACCACGGCGCACGCCGCGAACTCGCCCAGGCGCTGGCCGAGGCCGCGGCCGTGCTGCGCGCCGACCTGGCCCGCCGCCTCCCGCGCGCGACGGTGTGGGTGCAGGTCGACGAACCCGGGCTGATCGCGGTCGGGTCCGGGTCGGTGCCGACCGCCAGCGGGTTCTCGCGGCACCGTCGCGTCGGCGAGGCCGAGCTCGTCGACGCGCTGCGGCCCCTCGGCGGGGAGGCCTCCCTGCTGCACTGCTGCGCGCCCGGACGCTGGCTCGGCGTGGCCAGCCGGGCGCGCTTCCACGGGGTCGCCGTCGACGCGGCGCTCGTCGACCTCGACGAGCTGGCGCAGTGGTGCGACGAGCGTCGCCGGCTCGTTCTCGGGGTGGTCGACACCGCATCCCGCACCCGACAGGGCGTCGACGAGCTCGTGCGGACCGCGCTGCGCATCCTGAGGCAGGTCGGCACCGAGGTGTACGACGACCTGCTGCTCGGCACGGCCTGCGGGCTCGGCGGCTGGCGTCTCGGCGACGTCGTGCCGCAGCTGGACGCCCTGACCCGCGCGGCCGCGCTGGTCGAGGAGTCGCTGGCGCGCGGCTGA